A single window of Archangium gephyra DNA harbors:
- a CDS encoding sigma-70 family RNA polymerase sigma factor → MSPGLAQAFVAAREGSLVGEPLAALEERLGRGLSTARAAWPGVELEGARFAAHLARHLPADSPSEALEQLHLTDLYLACACAEGLPLAHAAFEARVLPEVHVAVSRLKLPPSSVDEVRQLVRQKMLVPGPDTPARLAAYPGTGPLSGWVRAAALWIALDLQRQRSNQDVSMEDSTLSLLVDPGDDPELVYLKTTYRAEFNTAFTQALANLSPRERNTLRLKYLDGLSIDQLGALYGVHRATAARWVVAAQQALLEETRRLLTERLRLTGSQLDSVLRLISSQLDVSLSRLLRSRLD, encoded by the coding sequence GTGTCACCGGGCCTCGCTCAAGCCTTCGTCGCCGCCCGTGAGGGCTCACTCGTTGGAGAACCGCTGGCCGCGTTGGAAGAGCGGCTCGGCCGTGGGCTGAGCACGGCCCGCGCCGCCTGGCCCGGGGTGGAGCTGGAGGGTGCGCGCTTCGCCGCCCACCTCGCCCGGCACCTGCCCGCGGACAGCCCCTCCGAGGCCCTGGAGCAGTTGCACCTGACGGACCTCTACCTCGCCTGCGCCTGCGCGGAAGGGCTGCCCCTGGCCCATGCCGCCTTCGAGGCCCGCGTCCTCCCCGAGGTGCACGTGGCGGTGTCCCGCCTCAAGCTGCCGCCCTCCTCCGTGGATGAGGTGCGGCAGCTCGTGCGCCAGAAGATGCTCGTCCCCGGCCCCGACACCCCCGCCCGGCTCGCCGCCTACCCCGGCACCGGCCCGCTCTCCGGCTGGGTGCGCGCCGCCGCCCTGTGGATCGCCCTCGACTTGCAGCGCCAGCGCTCCAACCAGGACGTGTCCATGGAGGACAGCACGCTCTCCCTCCTCGTGGATCCCGGCGATGACCCCGAGCTCGTCTACCTCAAGACGACCTACCGCGCCGAGTTCAACACCGCCTTCACCCAGGCGCTCGCCAACCTCTCCCCGCGCGAGCGCAACACCCTGCGCCTCAAGTACCTGGATGGCCTGAGCATCGACCAGCTCGGCGCCCTCTATGGGGTGCACCGCGCCACCGCCGCGCGGTGGGTGGTGGCCGCCCAGCAGGCGCTCCTCGAGGAGACGCGGCGCCTGCTCACCGAGCGCCTGCGCCTCACCGGCTCCCAGCTCGACAGCGTGCTGCGCCTCATCTCCAGCCAGCTCGACGTGAGCCTCAGCCGCCTGCTGCGCTCGCGCCTCGACTGA
- a CDS encoding formylglycine-generating enzyme family protein: MRRSKRLLLVLGLGLPGVAGAAAPFPGAPEVLPCLEAPVPGMACIPGGPFLRGVNTGKHAPARPQAEVWVQTFYMDTHEVTYGEYKACEKAGRCGKGGPNYRDFDNPRQPINGVSWFNAKGYCEAHGKRLPTEAEWEKAARGTDGRLYPWGDEPATCERAVIQDRRGRSCGKKQRSAAHADVGRPEPVGTRPPNAHGLYDMAGNAWEWVADWYTPSWKDCGEACLGVDPKGPCEGREPCPGHTEKVVRGGSWFWPASYATAVYRRPHVPANRPIFHHFGFRCAASVEQARASVVGEGTR, encoded by the coding sequence GTGAGGCGCTCGAAGCGGCTCCTGCTCGTGCTCGGACTCGGGCTGCCGGGCGTGGCCGGAGCGGCGGCTCCATTCCCCGGGGCTCCCGAGGTGCTGCCCTGCCTCGAGGCTCCGGTGCCGGGCATGGCCTGCATCCCCGGAGGTCCCTTCCTTCGAGGCGTGAACACGGGGAAGCACGCGCCGGCCCGGCCCCAGGCGGAGGTCTGGGTGCAGACCTTCTACATGGACACCCACGAGGTGACGTACGGCGAGTACAAGGCCTGCGAGAAGGCGGGCCGGTGCGGCAAGGGCGGGCCGAACTACCGCGACTTCGACAACCCCCGGCAGCCCATCAACGGGGTGAGCTGGTTCAACGCGAAGGGCTACTGCGAGGCCCACGGCAAGCGCCTGCCCACGGAGGCCGAGTGGGAGAAGGCGGCGCGGGGCACGGATGGGCGGCTCTACCCGTGGGGCGACGAGCCGGCCACCTGCGAGCGCGCCGTCATCCAGGATCGCCGGGGGCGCAGCTGCGGGAAGAAGCAGCGCTCGGCGGCGCACGCCGACGTGGGACGCCCGGAGCCGGTGGGCACGCGGCCGCCCAACGCCCACGGGCTCTACGACATGGCGGGCAACGCCTGGGAGTGGGTGGCGGACTGGTACACGCCCTCGTGGAAGGACTGTGGCGAGGCGTGCCTGGGGGTGGACCCCAAGGGCCCGTGCGAGGGACGCGAGCCGTGCCCGGGCCACACGGAGAAGGTGGTGCGAGGCGGCTCCTGGTTCTGGCCGGCCTCGTACGCGACGGCGGTGTACCGGCGGCCGCACGTGCCCGCCAACCGGCCCATCTTCCACCACTTCGGCTTCCGCTGCGCCGCGAGCGTCGAGCAGGCGCGGGCGTCAGTGGTGGGCGAGGGCACCCGGTGA
- a CDS encoding sensor histidine kinase has translation MSAHLFASSVVALIVALFNGLLAGYVLASSRGERRKLFLACGPTGVALFAAGWFVVLLEPRTRESVRVAVGLAALLSISGFIADALVDLGPSRARRRLAGALVPAGLVLLGLSAWVAVAFGQPLLAVFPQVLGLAGVGLLGGLRFVLCRHENASVRRLSRHLTALIGVSLLVCLLRTALELFQGTPTGNGVLLCIVLAAEVATLSYTLHERVAVQLSVSRALTQAVLAIAVACAVIAGFRVLGYPVDLLQVSVSVMVALLASLLFIGLGEQLNRGIEQLLFPQKVRLSEQLSASRAEAAALRGRLERAERLAIAGELAASVAHELKNPLAAVRGYAELLSGQAGHVSAEHRARFEKAVRIIREESDRIDARVAELLSLGRAPRGERGASPLDVSRIVLEAVAVAEGEPDFPTLVPRLDPDLRAVGDEDALRGVLLNLLKNAAEAMQETRDGRIEVVARCEEGRVVVEVRDEGKGLEAVDRERLFRPFYTTKADGTGLGLAISRSAIEAAGGRLRLLPRQDRPGAVARVELPVAPASPAPAREDVR, from the coding sequence ATGTCGGCGCATCTCTTCGCCTCATCCGTCGTCGCGCTCATCGTGGCGCTCTTCAATGGCCTGCTGGCCGGCTACGTCCTCGCCTCCTCCCGAGGGGAGCGGCGCAAGCTCTTCCTCGCCTGCGGCCCCACCGGAGTCGCCCTCTTCGCCGCCGGGTGGTTCGTCGTCCTCCTGGAGCCCCGGACCCGGGAGTCCGTCCGCGTGGCCGTCGGGCTCGCCGCGCTGCTGTCCATCTCCGGGTTCATCGCCGATGCCCTCGTGGACCTGGGGCCCTCCCGGGCGCGACGGCGGCTCGCGGGGGCCCTCGTGCCCGCCGGGCTGGTGCTCCTCGGGCTGTCGGCCTGGGTGGCCGTGGCCTTCGGCCAGCCGCTCCTGGCCGTGTTCCCCCAGGTGCTGGGCCTCGCTGGAGTGGGGTTGCTCGGCGGGCTCCGCTTCGTGCTGTGCCGGCATGAGAACGCCTCCGTCCGCCGGCTCTCGCGGCACCTGACGGCGCTCATCGGCGTCTCGCTGCTCGTCTGCCTGCTCCGCACGGCGCTCGAGCTGTTCCAGGGCACGCCCACCGGCAATGGGGTGCTCCTGTGCATCGTGCTCGCCGCCGAGGTGGCGACGCTCAGCTATACGCTCCACGAGCGGGTCGCCGTGCAGCTGTCCGTCTCCCGGGCCCTCACCCAGGCGGTGCTCGCCATCGCCGTGGCCTGTGCCGTCATCGCGGGGTTCCGGGTGCTCGGCTACCCGGTGGACCTCCTCCAGGTCTCCGTCTCCGTGATGGTGGCGCTCCTGGCCTCCCTGCTCTTCATCGGCCTGGGCGAACAGCTCAACCGGGGCATCGAGCAGCTCCTGTTCCCCCAGAAGGTGCGGCTCTCCGAGCAGCTCTCCGCCTCCCGCGCCGAAGCAGCGGCCCTGCGTGGCCGGCTGGAGCGCGCCGAGCGGCTCGCCATCGCCGGGGAACTGGCCGCCTCCGTGGCCCATGAGCTCAAGAATCCGCTGGCCGCCGTGCGGGGTTATGCCGAGCTGCTCTCGGGGCAGGCCGGGCATGTCTCCGCCGAGCACCGCGCCCGTTTCGAGAAGGCGGTCCGCATCATCCGCGAGGAGAGCGATCGCATCGACGCGCGCGTCGCCGAGTTGTTGAGCCTCGGCCGGGCGCCGCGGGGGGAGAGGGGGGCGAGCCCGCTCGACGTGTCGCGGATTGTCCTGGAGGCGGTGGCGGTGGCCGAGGGCGAGCCGGACTTCCCCACGCTCGTGCCCCGGTTGGACCCGGACTTGAGGGCCGTGGGCGACGAGGACGCGCTGCGCGGGGTGCTGCTGAACCTGTTGAAGAACGCCGCCGAGGCCATGCAGGAGACGCGGGACGGGCGCATCGAGGTCGTGGCCCGGTGCGAGGAGGGCCGCGTCGTCGTCGAGGTGCGTGACGAGGGCAAGGGGCTCGAGGCCGTGGATCGCGAGCGGCTCTTCCGGCCCTTCTACACGACGAAGGCGGATGGAACGGGGCTCGGGCTCGCCATCTC
- a CDS encoding tetratricopeptide repeat protein, with protein MACLDESTFMELMLGGLPPERAAEVDRHLDACPACRRLVAEAFRARTPTGLAEPPALHSPSPAASVEAVLPRGTPVGRYLVLERLGAGGMGVVYSAYDPELDRRVALKLLRVAALGLEADEGRAHLLREAQAMARVSHPHVVSVFDVGTFGEQVFLAMELVEAQTLRQWMRASPRSWREVRDVFLDAGKGLAAAHAAGLVHGDFKPENLLVGARVRVTDFGLAHRAAGDTPRAVGGTPAYMAPEQFGPGGHADARCDQFSFCITLYEALYGERPFAGDTERTLVAEMRAGRVRPVPRGTDVPPWLHRLVMRGLEVEPAARHASMEALLTALQGEPAKRWRWWPQLGGALALLLSVGITHAVHTRGARACEGSADKVVGIWGPEQQQAAEAAFLATGRPFALEAWNSARRTLEAYTTAWATLHTSTCEATRVRGEQSEELLGRRMRCLDQRLAEVAALTRLFAQADTRVVQYAPRTAEQLSPLAGCSDLAVLEAAGPAPEDAEARQRTEALHAALMEGRMLGAAGRYAEGAARVLPLAEQARAAGDRYGSAEALLLVAELRDQAGDYRSAEKLVQEAIWAAEASRNDAVAVRASTLAVRITGERLEKYELAHLWQERADAALTRMGGDDVLRARLLNNVGRVLAIEGRYEEAAGQQRQALALLEKSQGPESLTVADVLVELGHALLTQGQVEEGLVHLRRALALRERELGATHPDSGQALLALSSAAWVRRDAAEGRRLTHKALQVLEQALGPDHPAVAYALNDYTMNLLYGSQDDANEAMPMMLRALRIIQSTEGPESTNAAMLTSNLAQLEMKLGRMSEAEHHFREAIAQLEAKRGPEHVTLCSPLHGLGNALQAQGRHDEALPYFARSVSIHVAQPSDYHNARVELLMDLGNGYLLAKRPREAIPSLERALALMEKSSHEKSSPTLQRQRGIIRFRLARVLWDANEDRLRARQLILEALDLAKEDRTPSAQKYRENLERWLTEHPPVVAPSR; from the coding sequence ATGGCCTGCCTCGACGAGTCCACCTTCATGGAGTTGATGCTCGGCGGCCTGCCGCCCGAGCGCGCCGCGGAGGTGGACCGGCACCTGGACGCGTGCCCCGCCTGCCGCCGGCTCGTGGCCGAGGCCTTCCGCGCCCGGACGCCCACGGGCCTCGCCGAGCCTCCCGCACTCCACTCCCCCTCCCCCGCCGCTTCCGTGGAGGCCGTGCTGCCACGTGGCACCCCGGTGGGGCGCTACCTCGTGCTGGAGCGGCTCGGCGCGGGCGGCATGGGCGTCGTCTACTCGGCGTACGACCCCGAGTTGGATCGCCGCGTGGCCCTCAAGCTGCTGCGCGTCGCGGCGCTCGGACTGGAGGCCGACGAGGGCCGCGCTCACCTGCTGCGCGAGGCCCAGGCCATGGCCCGTGTCTCCCACCCGCACGTGGTGTCCGTCTTCGACGTGGGCACGTTCGGCGAGCAGGTCTTCCTCGCCATGGAGCTGGTGGAGGCCCAGACGCTGCGCCAGTGGATGCGGGCCTCGCCGCGCTCCTGGCGCGAGGTGCGCGACGTCTTCCTGGACGCGGGCAAGGGGCTGGCCGCCGCCCACGCCGCGGGGCTCGTCCACGGGGACTTCAAACCGGAGAACCTCCTGGTGGGCGCGCGCGTGCGCGTCACCGACTTCGGCCTCGCCCACCGCGCCGCCGGTGACACGCCCCGGGCGGTGGGCGGAACCCCGGCGTACATGGCCCCCGAGCAGTTCGGCCCGGGCGGCCACGCCGACGCGCGCTGCGACCAGTTCTCCTTCTGCATCACCCTGTACGAGGCCCTGTACGGCGAGCGCCCCTTCGCGGGCGACACCGAGCGGACGCTGGTGGCGGAGATGCGCGCGGGCCGGGTGCGCCCCGTGCCCAGGGGGACGGACGTGCCGCCCTGGCTGCACCGCCTGGTGATGCGTGGACTGGAGGTGGAGCCCGCCGCACGCCATGCCTCGATGGAGGCCCTGCTCACCGCGCTCCAGGGAGAGCCGGCGAAGCGGTGGCGGTGGTGGCCACAGCTCGGTGGAGCGCTGGCCCTGCTGCTTTCGGTGGGCATCACCCACGCGGTGCACACGCGCGGGGCCCGGGCCTGCGAGGGCTCGGCGGACAAGGTGGTCGGCATCTGGGGCCCGGAGCAACAGCAGGCGGCGGAAGCGGCCTTCCTCGCCACCGGCCGGCCCTTCGCGCTGGAGGCCTGGAACAGCGCGCGGCGCACGCTGGAGGCGTACACCACCGCCTGGGCCACGCTGCACACGTCCACCTGCGAGGCCACCCGGGTGCGCGGCGAGCAGTCCGAGGAGCTGCTGGGCCGGCGCATGCGCTGCCTGGACCAGCGGCTGGCGGAGGTGGCCGCGCTCACGCGCCTCTTCGCCCAGGCGGACACCCGCGTGGTGCAGTACGCCCCGCGCACCGCCGAGCAGCTCTCCCCGCTGGCCGGGTGCTCCGACCTGGCGGTGCTCGAGGCCGCGGGGCCCGCGCCGGAAGACGCCGAGGCGCGCCAGCGCACCGAGGCCCTGCACGCGGCGCTGATGGAGGGACGCATGCTCGGCGCCGCGGGCCGGTACGCGGAGGGCGCGGCCCGGGTGCTCCCCCTGGCCGAGCAGGCCCGCGCCGCGGGAGACCGGTATGGCAGCGCGGAGGCCCTCCTGCTCGTGGCGGAGCTGAGGGATCAGGCGGGGGACTACCGCAGCGCGGAGAAGCTCGTCCAGGAGGCCATCTGGGCCGCCGAGGCCAGCCGCAACGACGCGGTGGCCGTACGGGCCTCCACCCTGGCGGTGCGCATCACCGGCGAGCGGCTGGAGAAGTACGAACTGGCGCACCTGTGGCAGGAGCGCGCGGACGCGGCCCTCACCCGCATGGGCGGCGATGACGTGCTGCGCGCCCGGTTGCTCAACAACGTGGGCCGCGTCCTCGCCATCGAGGGCCGCTACGAAGAGGCCGCCGGGCAGCAGCGGCAGGCCCTGGCCCTGCTGGAGAAGAGCCAGGGCCCCGAGTCCCTGACGGTGGCGGACGTCCTCGTCGAGCTGGGCCACGCGCTGCTCACCCAGGGACAGGTGGAGGAGGGGCTCGTCCACCTCCGGCGCGCCCTGGCGCTGCGGGAGCGGGAGCTGGGCGCCACCCACCCGGACTCCGGCCAGGCCCTGCTCGCGCTCTCGTCCGCCGCCTGGGTGCGGCGCGATGCCGCCGAGGGCCGTCGCCTCACCCACAAGGCCCTTCAGGTGCTCGAGCAGGCCCTCGGCCCGGACCACCCGGCGGTGGCCTACGCGCTCAACGACTACACGATGAACCTGCTCTACGGCTCGCAGGACGATGCGAACGAGGCCATGCCGATGATGCTGCGCGCGTTGCGCATCATCCAGAGCACCGAGGGCCCGGAGAGCACCAACGCCGCCATGCTCACCAGCAACCTCGCTCAGCTCGAGATGAAACTGGGCCGCATGTCGGAGGCGGAGCACCACTTCCGCGAGGCCATCGCGCAGCTGGAGGCGAAGCGGGGGCCCGAGCACGTCACACTCTGCTCCCCGCTGCATGGCCTGGGCAACGCGCTGCAGGCGCAGGGCAGGCACGACGAGGCCCTGCCCTACTTCGCGCGCTCCGTCTCCATCCACGTGGCCCAGCCCAGCGACTACCACAACGCCCGGGTGGAGCTGCTGATGGACCTGGGCAACGGCTACCTCCTGGCCAAGAGGCCGCGCGAGGCCATCCCGTCCCTGGAGCGCGCGCTGGCCCTCATGGAGAAGTCCTCCCACGAGAAGTCCTCCCCCACCCTCCAGCGTCAACGCGGCATCATCCGCTTCCGCCTCGCCCGGGTCCTGTGGGACGCGAACGAGGACCGGCTCCGCGCCCGGCAGCTCATCCTCGAGGCGCTCGACCTGGCGAAGGAGGACCGGACTCCCAGTGCGCAGAAGTACCGGGAGAACCTGGAGCGCTGGCTCACCGAGCACCCGCCCGTCGTCGCCCCCAGCCGCTGA
- a CDS encoding serine/threonine protein kinase, giving the protein MSDADSRKHGPSERKRPVLFSHGDTGYLRLRKLTNGPGEQKRFLGLPRTGDKDGPLVEVAMVGASADWTSHARLEDAAALGVLLSHPAIPRTHGLFQHQGARYLVTEYVSGISLNMAGHYGCVRGRQLSEAFTLYVASVVADVLSYVHTLTDAAGRPLGVIHRAVDPYNIIVKHDGTVMLANFMSACSLLPGRAPVIPFIVQGEIDFAAPERLWPTPEGGVDARSDLFSLGMVMLEMITGLQLYGSDEVEQAAAKLPPGHPGYDGEVPWVSEVRSWTTVEQMARRAAAFRSEHIDHLMRKVSGPVRLIIHKLLRRGPSERYATAAALKGDLDACLGVLDRPYGAREAMEELLKARSEAMEVKEPIELIPSDEAERRAGELHQPTSH; this is encoded by the coding sequence ATGTCTGACGCTGATTCGCGCAAGCACGGCCCTTCGGAGAGAAAGCGCCCCGTTCTCTTCTCCCACGGAGACACGGGGTACCTGCGGCTGCGGAAGCTGACGAATGGGCCGGGGGAGCAGAAGCGGTTCCTGGGCCTGCCTCGCACGGGGGACAAGGACGGGCCCCTGGTGGAGGTGGCGATGGTGGGCGCGTCCGCCGACTGGACGAGCCATGCGCGGCTCGAGGACGCGGCGGCGTTGGGCGTGCTGTTGTCACACCCGGCCATTCCCCGCACCCACGGGCTGTTCCAGCACCAGGGCGCCCGGTACCTGGTGACGGAGTATGTGTCTGGCATCAGCCTGAACATGGCGGGGCACTACGGCTGCGTGCGCGGGCGCCAGCTGTCCGAGGCCTTCACGCTCTACGTGGCCTCGGTGGTGGCGGACGTGTTGTCCTACGTGCACACCCTCACGGACGCGGCGGGGCGGCCCCTGGGCGTCATCCACCGGGCCGTGGATCCCTACAACATCATCGTGAAGCACGATGGCACGGTGATGTTGGCCAACTTCATGTCCGCGTGCTCGCTGCTGCCCGGACGCGCGCCGGTCATCCCGTTCATCGTCCAGGGGGAGATCGACTTCGCCGCCCCGGAGCGCCTGTGGCCCACGCCGGAGGGAGGGGTGGATGCCCGCTCGGATCTCTTCTCGTTGGGCATGGTGATGTTGGAGATGATCACCGGCCTGCAACTCTATGGCTCGGACGAGGTGGAGCAGGCCGCCGCGAAGCTCCCCCCGGGCCACCCTGGCTACGACGGGGAGGTGCCCTGGGTGTCCGAGGTGCGCAGCTGGACGACGGTGGAGCAGATGGCCCGGCGTGCCGCGGCCTTCCGTTCCGAGCACATCGATCACTTGATGCGGAAGGTCTCCGGCCCCGTGCGGCTCATCATCCACAAGCTGCTGCGCCGCGGCCCGTCGGAGCGGTACGCCACCGCCGCCGCGCTGAAGGGGGACCTGGACGCGTGTCTCGGCGTCCTGGACAGGCCCTATGGGGCGAGGGAGGCCATGGAGGAGCTGCTGAAGGCCCGGAGCGAGGCGATGGAGGTGAAGGAGCCCATCGAGCTCATCCCGTCCGACGAAGCCGAGCGCCGGGCGGGAGAGCTGCACCAGCCGACGAGCCACTGA
- a CDS encoding GAF domain-containing sensor histidine kinase, producing the protein MSEHIDGTLSSQLEPALYRRAPYLLPGEPEDLFAGGGEMGAHMRAFDWAATSLGPVEGWSQSLRSAVSICLTSRFPILIYGGPELLVIYNDAFIPYFGRKHPELALGRPGREAWPEIWHIIGPMLEGVLATGRATWADDLMLAINRNGYLEETYRTFSYSPIGIEAGRVEGVFNAVNFTTERVIGERRLHTLRQLAEHVSESRTPEAACRQVARTFAANPADVPFALLYQWDEPHAQATLVGSAGLETDVDASRWPLAQVAATGRMEVLTDVHARFGALPGGPWDESPHTAVLLPISQPGQKVPYGVLVAGVSPRRALDDSYRSFFEMAAGHVASAVANAQAYEAERRRAEQLAELERATQDALRREQRYAAELEAKQRLLDAVLQQMPAGVIISEPSGRMTFFNHQQEELVRGPMHRANSVAEYTGFHGFHPDGRPLQTEEWPLVRALLQGEVVTDQELLVERHDGERATVRVSASPVRDPEGRLIAGVAITRDVTRHKEQEAELRRRVEFEQQLIGIVSHDLRNPINAITLAAHALLRREELDARATKSASRILSSAERATRMIRDLLDFTQARLGGGISLERRPTDLRHLVDQVLDEVGVAWPERHLEVRQRGCTRGDWDSDRMAQVVSNLVTNALKYSPMDTPVSVELRGGDEAVELWVHNDGPPIPPELLPRLFEPLQRGTLQADRASRSIGLGLYIVKHLVEAHGGTVAARSGQGRGTTFTVRLPRSPGALAHH; encoded by the coding sequence ATGAGCGAGCACATCGACGGGACTCTCTCCAGCCAACTCGAGCCAGCCCTGTACCGACGGGCCCCCTACCTCCTGCCCGGAGAACCGGAAGATCTCTTCGCGGGCGGAGGCGAGATGGGCGCTCACATGCGCGCCTTCGATTGGGCCGCCACCTCGCTGGGCCCCGTGGAGGGCTGGTCCCAATCGCTGCGCAGCGCGGTGAGCATCTGCCTCACCTCGCGCTTCCCCATCCTCATCTACGGGGGGCCGGAGCTGCTCGTCATCTACAACGACGCCTTCATCCCCTACTTCGGACGCAAGCACCCGGAGCTGGCGCTGGGCCGTCCGGGCCGCGAGGCCTGGCCGGAGATCTGGCACATCATCGGCCCCATGCTGGAGGGCGTCCTCGCCACGGGCCGGGCCACGTGGGCAGATGATCTGATGCTCGCCATCAACCGCAACGGCTACCTGGAGGAGACCTACCGGACGTTCTCCTACAGCCCCATCGGCATCGAGGCGGGCCGGGTGGAGGGCGTCTTCAACGCGGTGAACTTCACCACCGAGCGCGTCATCGGCGAGCGGCGGCTGCACACCCTGCGGCAGCTCGCCGAGCACGTCAGCGAGTCCCGCACCCCGGAGGCGGCCTGCCGTCAGGTGGCCCGCACCTTCGCGGCCAACCCCGCGGATGTGCCCTTCGCGCTGCTCTACCAGTGGGACGAGCCACACGCCCAGGCCACCCTGGTGGGGAGCGCGGGGCTGGAGACCGACGTGGACGCCAGCCGCTGGCCCCTGGCGCAGGTGGCGGCCACCGGGCGCATGGAGGTGCTCACCGACGTGCATGCGCGCTTCGGAGCGCTGCCGGGAGGACCCTGGGACGAGTCGCCGCACACGGCGGTGCTGCTCCCCATCTCCCAGCCGGGACAGAAGGTGCCCTACGGGGTGCTGGTGGCGGGCGTGTCTCCGCGCCGCGCGCTGGACGACTCCTACCGGAGCTTCTTCGAGATGGCCGCCGGGCATGTGGCCTCGGCCGTGGCCAACGCCCAGGCCTACGAGGCGGAGCGCCGCCGCGCCGAGCAGCTCGCCGAGCTGGAGCGGGCCACCCAGGACGCGCTGCGCCGCGAGCAGCGGTACGCGGCCGAGCTGGAGGCCAAGCAGCGGCTGCTGGACGCGGTGCTCCAGCAGATGCCCGCGGGCGTCATCATCTCCGAGCCGTCGGGCCGGATGACCTTCTTCAACCACCAGCAGGAGGAGCTGGTGCGCGGCCCCATGCACCGCGCCAACAGCGTGGCGGAGTACACCGGCTTCCACGGCTTCCACCCGGACGGCCGCCCCCTCCAGACGGAGGAGTGGCCGCTGGTGCGCGCCCTGCTCCAGGGCGAGGTGGTGACGGACCAGGAGCTGCTGGTGGAGCGCCACGATGGAGAACGCGCGACGGTGCGCGTGAGCGCCAGCCCGGTGAGAGATCCCGAGGGCCGCCTCATCGCGGGCGTGGCCATCACCCGGGACGTGACGCGGCACAAGGAGCAGGAGGCCGAGTTGCGCCGCCGCGTGGAGTTCGAGCAACAGCTCATCGGCATCGTCAGCCATGATCTGCGCAACCCCATCAACGCCATCACCCTGGCGGCCCACGCCCTGCTGCGGCGCGAGGAGCTCGACGCCCGCGCCACCAAGTCCGCCAGCCGCATCCTCTCCTCGGCCGAGCGCGCCACGCGGATGATCCGCGACCTGCTCGACTTCACGCAGGCCCGGCTGGGGGGAGGCATCTCGCTGGAGCGCCGGCCCACGGACCTGCGGCACCTCGTGGACCAGGTGCTGGACGAGGTGGGCGTGGCCTGGCCGGAGCGCCACCTCGAGGTGCGCCAGCGCGGCTGCACCCGGGGCGATTGGGACTCGGATCGCATGGCCCAGGTGGTGTCCAACCTGGTGACCAATGCCCTCAAGTACAGCCCCATGGACACGCCCGTGAGCGTGGAGCTGCGCGGCGGGGACGAGGCCGTGGAGCTGTGGGTGCACAACGACGGGCCGCCCATTCCACCGGAGCTCCTCCCCCGCCTCTTCGAGCCGCTCCAGCGCGGCACGCTCCAGGCGGACCGGGCGAGCCGCAGCATCGGGCTCGGCCTCTACATCGTGAAGCACCTGGTGGAGGCACACGGGGGCACCGTGGCCGCGCGGTCCGGCCAGGGCCGGGGGACGACCTTCACCGTGCGGCTGCCGCGCTCACCGGGTGCCCTCGCCCACCACTGA